The Marasmius oreades isolate 03SP1 chromosome 11, whole genome shotgun sequence genomic sequence ggacgaaaggaacaatcagtttataGATGCTCTCAATCGCATTCTTCAGTGCTATCACGATCGTAGCGACCAGCTCGCACCTATGTCCTGTGCCATCATCGCGCAGAAGCGTACTACCGATGGGTACACCTCGGACCCTATAGCAGACAGATCCTTGGAGGTCAAGTGCAACACTGGAAGCGCGACCTCGAACGCTGAAGTACAGGTCGCGTTGCATGTTCACAATATCAACGCATCTGCTCAAGAACGGTGTCCAAAATTATTTGAACGTTATCGGGTGCCTACCCTGGCTATGACCCTCAATGGTGAGAAGCGATTCCATCCCCACTATCACATTATGCTAATAAATGTTGTGTGCTTTGGGGGACAAGGCACCTCTTTGCAGTTCTTCGCCATGGTGCAGCTGAACAAGATGCCTCGTCAAGTTGCGCTGACGCCTTCATTTCGATTGGTCCAATGTCCTGGGGATGGAGGTGGATACGCCTGCGGTCGAGCCGACTCTCCATTATATCGAGCGTTTGCCGCGGCTCTCGTGCTTTGCAAGAGAATAGCTAAGGATATGAAAGATTGGATGAATGCCGCTGACTCAGATACGAACTCGGATGACGCTCCCTTTATTCCTATCCAAAATTACACTTTACCAACGATTTCTCAGATTGGAGATGTCCGCTTCCAAATCGAATCTAAACTCGGTCTCAACCACGGCCCATCTTATGTCTACCTTGCCCGAACGGAACAAGGCAGATATGTCGTGGTGAAGTTCTCAAGCAATACTGCCGGGATCTTCACGATTTTTGTGCGGAGAAGGGGATGGCTCCCAAGCTCCTTGGTTATGAGAATTTACCTGGAGGGTGGATTGGGGTTGTGATGGAGTACCTCCCAGATTCTCATCCATTGGCCGACCCTAGGTTTACTTCGGAGGAGAAGCAAAAGATGTGCGAGAAATTAGAGGCATGTGCTCGGGCGATGCATGATAACGGATATGTCCATGGAGACCTGCGGGAGACCAACGTTATCGGTGCGAAGGGGGGTACTGTTTGGATTATTGACTTTGATTGGGGAGGGGAGGATGGGAAGGCGGAGTATCCATATGCGAGTTTGAACGAGCACTTGTTGGATAAAGATCGGAAGGATCTTGTTATCAGTCGGGCTCATGACGAGAGGGTTTTGCAGGCTGCTATCGCTCGGATTTTGAGATCATGAAATtggggtttttttttttgcgtcGAGGCATAGTCGTCGAGATTGCCTCGAGTAGAAGAAATCCAAAACAAACACGTCTACACGAATTCTATGATCCCTGTGGTCCCGCCGAcaacgaagaagaaaacgacTCGTTATTACAAGGTATATGATGTGCAAAGTGAAAGGATCGTGTTCATGAAGGACACTTGACGAGTTGACGTTGAAAAGGATTCGATGAAGGAGGGCGATGTGTACAGGCTGTTCCATGTTGCAAGAACGTGGTGTGGCTAACATACCGACCCCCAACACTTATGGAGACGTGCGACACGGGGACGATTCGAGTGTGCCACTGTCACGCTCGTTTGATGTTCAAAGAGATCGGTCGGGACCTGACGCACTTCGAGACTACGGGAGAGATAGTGCAATCGGCGACGCGATGCAAGGTCAGTTGCCCATCATCCATCTTCGTCTGATGTCCTCATAGACGTTTCAGCTCACTAGGGTGCCTATCAAGACGTCAAGATTATACATCGTGATGTCAGCGTCATACGCATCTTGGGTGATGGCAAACGGGTGCTCATCGACTGGGACCTGAGCAAATTGCTTGAACAGAAAGGTGGGCCTCGGCAGAAACAGCGAATGGTACGTTCGTATTCCTTTGATTCACTTTCCTCTCAGACTAGATTTCACTGTTGCAGGGCACATGGCAATTTATGTCAGCCAAGTTGTTGGCGAATACTAGCGCACCTGTGCACGAGCTCGCCGACGATCTGGAATCATTCTACCATGTTCTCGTCTGGGTTGTGTTGAGGTTCCCTCCACATCCGATGACTTGATGTACCTATTGCACGGTCGGTTTGACGAAGCACTTCACCAGGATGGGCCATTGTTCCTGTCGGAGgcaaccaaaaaaaaaagggatTTACCTCGACATCAGCTTACTTCCCCGGGGCGAGCTGCCCGACCTCATTGTTGATTTAGGAGAAGTTCTCCGAATTTGGTACGCCAGGCAgccgaagggaaagggacaTTGAAACTTGAAGGCCTGGAACTTCTCGGGAAAAGCGTACTCGGTGGGGTTTCATCGACGAATATCAGTGCAGAGAACTCAAAAAATGCCAATTCCGCGTTGCAATATGAACGAAATACGCAACGCTTGGTCATAGGTGGATGGTTTTACGTTTCTGTCAAAATGCTAGTTTGAAGAGAAGGATGTTGGACGGACGGGTGGTGCATGATGTGACTTCGTCGCAACAGTACACGCAAGAGATACAGGTACCGAAGAGGTCGAGTGAGTTGGAGTTTGTTGTTGAGGACCTTCCGCCGGCTCGGTGGAGGGGGTTGGATAGCTGCATAGGTTGACGATGCTATTCTGGAAGAGAATGAAGGGGATGATTTGGTTATAAGGGGGACGCTCATGAGGTTATGTCACATTCATCGAAATGTTTACGGAACTGCATCTCTGTATCAATACGTAGTGGTTTTGATAGGCTCATCATACATATAGAGAGTTGCATTACAGTAGCTTGATTGTCTTTATGCGTTTCCCTGGGTTTTCAACCCCTGTCTACCCAGCCCCCAAACCACGTTTGGAGCAGTGTATTTTGCTGGCGGATTGCGATACCTATATAGCGTGGGCTATACTTATAGTTTGAACGTCGCTTCATTCGAGCTGCTATATTTTTAGCTCGTCGCTGGCCACCGTTCGACATCACCGGTAGCCTTCCTCATCGGTAAGTGACTCGCTTCCTGAACTTGTCCACCAAGATCCTGAGGAGTTGCTGTACATCTCAAGTTCAGTACAAATCCTGCTCAATCTCGTTTCCCAATCCGCGGTCGTATTCGCCTTCCCGCCGTGGCTGCGGACCTGAGAAATCAGTTTCAAAAGAATATGCGTCGCTTGGGTCAGCTTGCACAGTGAACACGTATAAGTACTGTACGCTGTTCGGGTTAGGATGTATGATCACAAACAACGTTTTGAAATATCTCACCTCGCTTGTACATTGTCGTAGAGTAGACGACTCACTAACGTTTCTCTAGTGGGAGGCGTTGATCAAGTACAAGCTAGACCGGATTCCATTTATAGATCTTTGTTATCAGTGCAACCCGGGGCTTACGTTTCGCGAACAGCATGGAAGGCAATGCTGCAGTGAGCATACCTGATTATCTTTGAACCGGTTCGACGGTGGCTGGTGGTGGTAAAGCATCGAGGGTTGTGGAACGGTGGGGGAAAAAAGTCCTGTCCTGACGGTGAGGTTATGGCAAGCGTCGTGAACGGGAAATTGGAATGTTTCTATTCTTGCGTACGCCGTCAATTGACCGGACGACAGTCGTTATATTCCCATACTACATACAGCCTCCAGGCGGTTCAAACTTTTCGGGAGGAGATGTACGGGCTCGGAGGGTTTCCTTTGAAACGCTCGGTCACGTACAGGTTCACGTACAGGGTACACCGGGTGTAAACAAACTGCCGCTATCACTGTACGTCACGTTGGTTTCCCACACTCCCCTTCGCCTTTTCGCCGTGATGGGCGAAAATTGACGACGAACGACGAAAGGATGGAGTCGGACGAGGATGGACGAGGATGGACGTCGTCTGGAACATGGTGACTGCATGCGTAACGACGGGGACGACTCCAATTGAGATACCGGTCGTGAGTATATTTTCGGCTATTTCACACCGCTCTGTCGGGTCACGACTTGCCGCTAAGTATGCTAGACATTCCAATCCCAGCAACTCCCGCCCATCCCTTGCGTCGAAAGAAACTGGAAAGGAGTCAGCAAGTCGTTTTCCGTTGAGAAACAGGAAGGTATTACATAAGATTATCGGCGACACGAGCATGCTTTTTTTAGTAACATCGATCACCCCTTTTGATATGGGATCAATATAAttttttttatttatttaatTGCTCCTTGTGGTATTACCCGGTCGTCGTCAAAAGGCCACGCTGCTGTGCTTTGTTTGTTTCCACTcatcttttcttcccttACTCCCATCTTCCCACTTCTCCTCAACTACCAGCTTAGAGCCTTGCTCTCCCTCACTCTTTTGAACTCAAATATCAAACGCATCTAATACTACGACTACAACAATGTTCGCTGCTACCGCTGCACTCCTCCTTGGAGCTGCCTCCTTGTCCACCGTTTCCGCTCAGGCTGGTGTCTGGGCTACTGGTCCCATGGGCGTCACCAACCCTCCCAAACCCATTATGGGAACTCCTATCAACCAAACTTCCGATGCCAGACTCATCTCCTTGAACGCCATTGATGtccgttttttttcttcttttttcgtGCTCGCTTACTTGATACTTACGTCTCTCCATGCAGGATTTCTGCCTTTGGGCCCCACCTAACCCCGAAGTGATAGGCAACTCTGAGGCTTATGAGGTAGCCTGGTGTACAAAAGCCCGAAACAACGCTCGTGTTATTCCTGATGGCACTTTCACCGGACTGTCAATGGTCAAAACTGGTGAGCTCCTTATTCATCTTTTTGACTGCCCCTCTTATGTGTACAAGATTTCTATATCCAAATAATGGGATACGGTGATTTCACCAAGATCAACTTGATGCCGGGCGACTTTGGAGGAGAGCTCGATCCTCACGGTGCGGAAGGTCTGGGAAATCCCGTCGGTGGTAATATTACCGTCAACATCAATGGTGAGGATAAGAACGTTGAGGAATGGATGTCGTACATCGTAAATTTCCGAGCATTATCTCAAAAACGGTCACCAGATTAACAACTCTCTCTCTAGTCTTATAGCCAGTTCTGCTTCCGTGCCTGTATAAACTCCAACTCTACCTACTCCGCTGCGGCAATGTGCGAGCACAAGTTGGACGTTATGGGATGTAACTTCGTCATGCCCGGTAATTACGGCTTCAACGGTACATTGTACGTCTTCCCATTTTCTCGCTCTTTGTTCCCTTTATCTTAAACCTTTTCCCCCCTAGCGAAACCTGCGACGCAGACGTCGCCTACCCACCTGGCTGGTACCCCTCGGTCGTCGGCGGTCAAACCACCTACTCCCAATTCCAACAATACTGGACTGGTGTCGTCGGTGCCCAGACCTTCACCGTCGGAGACACCGTCACCCCTCAGTCTGTCGCCTTCACCCCTTCTTCGTCCAACTGCAAGACGACGAGCACGATTGGGAATGGAATTCCTTTGAGCTTGCTTACTGCTGGAGCTACCGGACCTGTTCCTACCAATCCTGCTGCAACGCAGCCTGGTGCTACGGTACAGGGGACTGTGGGTGCTAGTGGTGCTGGTGGTGCTTCTGGGACTGGGACCAATAAGCCCCCTGGTTCGACTGGTATGTTTATCCCCCCCACTGTTTTACTTTCTTAAAATGGTTAATCTTAATATAGGTACTTCGGGTTCGAGTGGCTCGAGTGGTAGCAAGGGCAATGGTGCTATCTCGTTGGCTGCACAGGGTATGACCCTTATGACTTTGGTTGCTGCGATCGCTGGAGTTGCGTTGATACACTAAGTAAAGAGTTTGTtcgtttgtttgtttttttttgttgagAGAGATGGAAGTTTACGTACCCGCACACCAGTTTTTCTATCATTAGTTAATACCTGCCAGTTTTGCATACctcttttttgtttcttcttttctttactTACTTCCATTTATCCCTACGCTCATTTGAAGATGGCGGACAGTTGGTATAAAAGACGTTTTTTTTAGATAGAATCTTGCGTGTGGCGAGGAATtctatctttttttttccgcTGAAAATCATGACAGGTGGTGATTGACATTTGACGTTCCTGGTGAGAGTTTATGTCCTATGTCCAATGTCAGTGTCCGAGGCACAAAAGGTCCTCCCGCCATGTAATGTAACATGTTGGGGAAAGCCGAATCAGAATCAAGCAAAAACATGTTTTTGACATGTGTGATTTAGGAACTTTTTCAGGTCAAGTACGATAGCGATTACGGGACATCACTCTATGTATGTAGAAATTATAAATACACTGGGGCTCAAAATATAACGCATCCGAAAAACTAGATTGCGACTGCGAGTAATAGAAGTGAAGCCTCTCAAAAAGAAAAACCCTACGAAACACCCATCTCCTTTCCCACAACCCTCAGACACTCCCTCGCCAACCCCCTAGCATCAACCTCACTCACTCCCTCCCCACCCTCACTCCTCTCCACCACCACAAAACTCGACGGCGTCTTCCTCGGTATACTCGCAATCTCACATAAAGCAGGATAAAAGTAGAATAAATGCGCGATTGAAGATCGTTTCACCGAATCGGATATCAGTCGAGTTGGGGTTGGTTTTACAACGGTAGAGTCAATCGCTGTAAATTGAGGTATATACCCTATCAGACACAACGGGGAGGAGAGGAGAAAAGTTGATACGCACGTGGCTGGTCGAGGCAATTACCCGACGGGTCATCAGAAACGGCCGCCCAGTGCGACCCAGGCCATAACCGCAACTCGAGGAGTTTTCGAAGAACGTAGATTAGCTCGTCTTCCCGTGCTCTGAACAGTACATCGGATTAGATCCCAACCAAAGAACAAGAAGGTGGGTGGGGGAAAACGTCCTGTCTCTCGCACCTTGGAAACGGTAAATTCCCTCTCAACGCTTCATCCGCTATATACCCCACCAGCGTCGTTTTACATCGTGTAAGTAGAGATATCAAACTGAGCGCTGCAACTCGTTTTCGTAACGGCTCTTGGTCTTCCAAAGGGGGGGGGATTGACTCGTGAGTGACAAACAAAGCGGAAAAAAGCGACAGTACCTTTTGTAACATCAGAACAcaccaaaaacaacaaatCAAAACACCAATAGCTAAACCTTTCCCTCGGAACAAGCGAGCCAGCACTATCATGGTGCGTACTTCCATGACCTAAATGCCGGTCTACCTCGACCTTGATGTACTCTCCCGACGAAGACGCAGACGTGGACGTGGATGTATCGAACTCGGGACCGTCAGGCGACTTTGAGTTCGACCGACTCGGACTGTCAACTCCATAATCCCCCTCGTATAACCTACTCCCCTGACTCAACATTCTAGGCAGCATGTAGATAACTTGGTCTGGAATCCTAGAATCTCCCAGATGTGGTAAAACGTCTATCTCGAGCGATGAGAGGAGTGTCAGGTCAAAGTTTTCTTCAGATTCTTGAACCGAGAGTGGGAACGATAGAGCAGATGAACTACGAGAGGAGGGAGGGGGTAGGGGAATAAGCGATTGGTGATGACAAGCGACGGGTGGAAAAGAAGCGTACCAGTCAGCCAGAATCCCGCCTTTGAAAACGTCTAGGATTTGCCTCCAGATACTCGCTACACACTGGTCTGGTACAACTAACCAAACGAACAAACCGTCATTCGAGGATGCCAAACAAACCCAAGGATCAAAATACCCACATTCACTGAAATCGTGCCCATTCACCCTACTGCCGACCTCCTTAACAATCCTTAAAGAACACGTTGTCGCGGTCTTCCACAACGGTTCGTCTTTACCATGCTTAGATGGAGCGGGGCAGTCGTATTTCAGCTTGACAGGGATAGAGTACGCCTGGCGTTTTCAGTAAGAGAACATGAAAAGGTGAAACATAACAATGAGGGGGACTTACAGCCAAAACACTCTCAACCGTACCATCCACATATATATCCACACTACCCTTAAACTTCACCACCAGCTCAACCAACAACGGCATCGTCTTCTTCGCCAGCGCAATATACGTCACCCTCCTCTTTGGCGTCTGACTTCCCGGCAGTTGAGGCACATCGAAAGCCGCCAAAAACGGTAATGTCGTGAATTCCGACAAATCTTTCAATACAAGCGATGGTGAGCCTTGTAAAGACAAGTCGATCCCGGTGATCGTATCCATAATGGCCGTTTGTAAAGGCGGTAATGCGTCGATATCTGGGCGGTAATCTGGCGAGTTGGCGTACATGAGCACTCCTTTGAGGATCGCCATCATTCTCGTTAGTCTTTCCAAGGGCCATTCTTGACCTTCCAACGCCGTACTGAGAGCTCTCGTACACTCAATAACGGCCACAAACGCAACCATGCTCTCTTGAGTAAACGGTTTTGGCAAGCCTACTTGAGCTTCCGTGTCTGTATCCGCGGGTGAGGGTGATCCTGGCCCGGACTGCTTGAGCACGGCTCCGCCAATAAGATCAAGTGATTCCCAGACTCGCTGCCACATATAGGCTGTGGAATGTCTCGACTCCTTGACAGCAGTAGATGAAGAACCGACTTTGACCACCTTCTCCAAGCACCTCAAAGCCGGTGTGCTGATCGGGCGAttgtcaagaagaacagCATCCTGGACATGTACAGTGAAAACGTCCCATGCTTTAGTAAAAGAATCCAAATGGATGATCTTCGTCACTAAGAAATCGTGAAAAATGGATCCTATCGACTGGAAGGCCAGGATCTTCGATTCATCCCAAGCTTGCTCCTGTGGAACAGTTGTCGCTAGATCCGACGCTTGTGTTGTTACATCGTCTAAAGGACCAGCTCCAGTTCCAGCTCTAGCACGAATTTCCTCGGTCAAATTCTCCAGCAACGGGAAGGTGATCTTCCAAACACATTGATCCCAAGTCTCAAGGCTGAGCGTAGCACCATACAACTGCATCGTCCTAAACATCGTCTGTATAGCACCATCTCTAACCTCTGGTCTGTCATCCGTACACAACCCAAGTAATTCCGTCAATAAAAACATCCAGAGTTCACTATACTCCGGTTCCTGCTCCGCATCTTTCCTTTTGGCTTGGATAGCATCTGAAACGCTCCATAATAACGAAGCGGCAGCGGTCAAAGCGATATTGGTATCCGCTTGACGACCAAATTGGCCAAGGGTAGTGATGCAGAGTCGGAGATGAGCAGGGGAAAGAAGGGAAACGGAGTCACAGACGAGTGTGAGGGATTGGAACGCTATCTTGATGAGAGCTGTGTGACTCTTCTCGGTAGGTGCGCTGCCCATCCCTAGAGGTAAAGGTTTGGAGCGTTTGACAGGCGACGCAGAAGGAGTTGTCACCGAATCTGTCGAGCCTCTACGAGAGGTCGAACGGGGAGGAGGTTTGCAAACACTTTCTAGCATGCAAAAGATGATTTCCCAGCCAACTACGAGGGTATGGCCGGAAGCTTGAAGGATCTGGTGTAATGTGTCTAAACCCATCCGTCTGAGTTCGACGGTTGTGGAATTGCCGATACCGCCGGCAGAAAGAGTAGATTGTGGTTCTGGTACGACCTGCTTCGCCAAGACATCCAAAACTTGTCTCTGAACTTCAGTTTTTAGGTCTCCCGTATTGGATAAATTTCGAGGTACGACAACAAGGATTTCATCGAGTACTTGTGCGGCCTGCATACGAATTGGTTGCGGAGCAATCGTCAGACCAATGATCGAAAGGAGATGACCGGTAGTAGTGTTCCATGCAATATCAGGCGAACGATATATTAGACGATGTATATTCAGAAGTGCGACACCACCGAGTTTAGTCAGCCCAAAGTCACCCGAACGCTAAAGACAAAAACTCGTCAGTAGCCATAACTTAACATGACAAACAAAATAACGCACTAAAGTACGAGGGATATGTATTCCACTGACTCGCCTTCTATGAGAAGGCTCTCTTCTGACATTGACCGCAAGACTGGAAGCTGAAGTGCTAGGGCGAGCGCTGCCCTCCTCTTCTGGGGTGTCGTCTTCAATTATGACGTCCAGATCCTTCGGATCCGTCCGCATCCCTACCATCTCTGCACTAAGCCTGCAGAGAGCACCAACGAAACTCTTGAAGGCATCGTCTTCGAGATTCTTCGACGCGTCAAACAATCGTTGTACAGCGCTAAGCATGGTCTCCGTGTCCAAATCGCTCAACAGAGGATGTCTTGGTGCCTGTAGCTGCGAACTCCCACTTCCACTTGGCCCCAACATGGACATCGGACGGCTCGAAGAGCTAGTAACTCGTTTAGCTGGAGTATTTGCTGTTTGTGAATGGAGACCCCTCGAAGTCAAGACGTATTCCGCGTTCTGAAGCACTTCAAAAATACTGAACCAGCTATCACCCAGACTACCCGCGAGGAACATCGCACTCGATATGAGCACCTTCAAGCACGCCAAATTCCTTTCCGAAAGTCCAGGAGGCTGAGTGGAACCTCCACCCAACCCCAGGTTTTCCGATATACTGCTAGCGGTTCGGGGCGTTTGAGGTTCAATGTACGAAACTACCGAAGAAACCACTCTGGTAGGTACAGAGAACTTTGACAGACTAGTGAAAAACGCATCTCGAGGGGTGGTCAATCCCAGCATGCCAGAAACATTTGTCATGGCTTGATAGCTCGCCAGAACGTCTACAAAGAGGTCATCCGAGAGATTCGTCGAGATGATGAAGGATAATGCGGCCAAAAGGGCCGGCCAACCATTGTCGATAATGTCTCGAACTATTCTGAGTTGCTTTGTTTGTGGATCATCATCGGGTAGAGAATTTATATCCAAAGCCGGCGGTGCTCGAATTGGGGCATCACCTGCCGCTCGCGGTCGTTGAACGACTATCGAGGTGTATAAAGGAGCGGAGAAAGCAGCGAGGCCTTCACATAGCGATACCAGACACTGAAGGGCCAAGAGGTATATATAGGACTCCGGGATTGCGGGAGAGTCTGCCTTGTCGAGTTGGTCAATGCTGGAACCATATTAGCGGGAAATTGAGGGAGACTTGGAATCCGTACCATTGAAGCTTCATTGCAGAGCCCTGTAAACTCAATCCTGCACCACTGGATATCATGCCCACAACGTTCGAGACG encodes the following:
- a CDS encoding uncharacterized protein (BUSCO:EOG092604MJ), producing the protein MSSLAFLVTELQSLASETRRKHPEVREAAEKSLAILRSSPEAATASLASDGPQSDDLLKPVFMGFATKNAKVVAISLGSLQRLIALKAVPQSAVPIIIKTMNDSMSQGVDIQLKILQTLLSLITNFPKVHGALLGDALLLCFKLQESKIAVVSSTAAATLRQFVMFVVDKMVDEVRGDDIEPDAFSDITLPDGSSKTLGPSSRDAYSVFEDLCLLANSEKPNFLKLESLHKTFALELIESVLTNYHALFIKHEELILLLRHHLCPLLLKALSDRAVFPLTLRCTRVAFLLLKQFSDDLETETEVFLMLLIRIIADDADGSQGEHGYSSQSSRPPWVRVLAMEIMRGLCGDAELIRNVWDRYDSQTSGGSKVFTSLVRALTRLITEKPSLLGVGSQMFGVGVPQDATGNISPSNSSYGLDVGGVAGMVATAASATVSNVVGMISSGAGLSLQGSAMKLQCIDQLDKADSPAIPESYIYLLALQCLVSLCEGLAAFSAPLYTSIVVQRPRAAGDAPIRAPPALDINSLPDDDPQTKQLRIVRDIIDNGWPALLAALSFIISTNLSDDLFVDVLASYQAMTNVSGMLGLTTPRDAFFTSLSKFSVPTRVVSSVVSYIEPQTPRTASSISENLGLGGGSTQPPGLSERNLACLKVLISSAMFLAGSLGDSWFSIFEVLQNAEYVLTSRGLHSQTANTPAKRVTSSSSRPMSMLGPSGSGSSQLQAPRHPLLSDLDTETMLSAVQRLFDASKNLEDDAFKSFVGALCRLSAEMVGMRTDPKDLDVIIEDDTPEEEGSARPSTSASSLAVNVRREPSHRRRVSGIHIPRTLRSGDFGLTKLGGVALLNIHRLIYRSPDIAWNTTTGHLLSIIGLTIAPQPIRMQAAQVLDEILVVVPRNLSNTGDLKTEVQRQVLDVLAKQVVPEPQSTLSAGGIGNSTTVELRRMGLDTLHQILQASGHTLVVGWEIIFCMLESVCKPPPRSTSRRGSTDSVTTPSASPVKRSKPLPLGMGSAPTEKSHTALIKIAFQSLTLVCDSVSLLSPAHLRLCITTLGQFGRQADTNIALTAAASLLWSVSDAIQAKRKDAEQEPEYSELWMFLLTELLGLCTDDRPEVRDGAIQTMFRTMQLYGATLSLETWDQCVWKITFPLLENLTEEIRARAGTGAGPLDDVTTQASDLATTVPQEQAWDESKILAFQSIGSIFHDFLVTKIIHLDSFTKAWDVFTVHVQDAVLLDNRPISTPALRCLEKVVKVGSSSTAVKESRHSTAYMWQRVWESLDLIGGAVLKQSGPGSPSPADTDTEAQVGLPKPFTQESMVAFVAVIECTRALSTALEGQEWPLERLTRMMAILKGVLMYANSPDYRPDIDALPPLQTAIMDTITGIDLSLQGSPSLVLKDLSEFTTLPFLAAFDVPQLPGSQTPKRRVTYIALAKKTMPLLVELVVKFKGSVDIYVDGTVESVLAAYSIPVKLKYDCPAPSKHGKDEPLWKTATTCSLRIVKEVGSRVNGHDFSEFVPDQCVASIWRQILDVFKGGILADCSSALSFPLSVQESEENFDLTLLSSLEIDVLPHLGDSRIPDQVIYMLPRMLSQGSRLYEGDYGVDSPSRSNSKSPDGPEFDTSTSTSASSSGEYIKVEVDRHLGHGSTHHDSAGSLVPRERFSYWCFDLLFLVCSDVTKDQEPLRKRVAALSLISLLTRCKTTLVGYIADEALRGNLPFPRAREDELIYVLRKLLELRLWPGSHWAAVSDDPSGNCLDQPPIDSTVVKPTPTRLISDSVKRSSIAHLFYFYPALCEIASIPRKTPSSFVVVERSEGGEGVSEVDARGLARECLRVVGKEMGVS